The following proteins come from a genomic window of Halomarina ordinaria:
- a CDS encoding type II/IV secretion system ATPase subunit, producing the protein MSAASDTDRPTVAPPPAPADPDAWYAPTVLRQEAVHPGVVVTVERVEEGFRYRAREPSLSAEGTRALERVQAYFVDASTTPPLTRQGAVERMRTGFDPKYERAIDRLADCSPAMRRRLAYCALSRVRCLGPLTPHALDDAIEVADERDGEVVVHTTDYAPARTGITGTDHLERFASERLARYTVPFLDFEVPVVLYRENVLGTDPFATKYAVREPDLLPGDRALVEECKERVWEAPVEGGLLASEGEEGDGTARFVRERAEAVLSRRLTAEDTRTWVDSLRYRVQSALAEYDLAVPPVDGRFAPDRLDDLVYYVLRDYVGYGHLTVPIRDGHLEDVEANRVGERVKVVPRGFDERVPTNLAFERETEFVNVVTQLAATDGVEVNASTPSAKVNLRPPGVDETIRCAVALPTISEGGPHISIRKQSPDPLTPVDLVVGDSLPTELVALLWLLYEHHGVVLFAGPTGVGKTTLMNAHVPFIPYDDRPVSIDEGSREVWLPHETGVSLTTRDHEREYKRVTMADLMTEANYLNPDVEVIAEINTPASFASFAQMLSTGHGVLGTTHAESVEKLVNRAVEQGLPAYLLAELDLVVFPRQTDSERYVGEVVELLDEPTDRSGGVIEREGVTVHYGTVCERTTDGEFDFAYDHPALGDAARDCRTRVFERVADRTDRPVEAVEREFLRKHRYVEYLVEEDVSDADDLFGFLADLRANEAATVERVAAMRRRGERGEDDGEPARADGGEADRRQSR; encoded by the coding sequence ATGTCAGCAGCGAGCGACACCGACCGGCCGACGGTAGCGCCGCCACCGGCGCCCGCCGACCCCGACGCGTGGTACGCCCCGACCGTCCTCCGCCAGGAGGCGGTCCACCCCGGCGTCGTCGTGACCGTCGAGCGAGTGGAGGAGGGCTTCCGGTACCGGGCGCGCGAACCGTCGCTGTCCGCGGAGGGAACGCGCGCGCTGGAACGCGTCCAGGCGTACTTCGTCGACGCGAGCACGACGCCGCCGCTGACCCGACAGGGGGCCGTCGAGCGGATGCGCACCGGGTTCGACCCGAAGTACGAGCGCGCCATCGACCGCCTCGCCGACTGCTCGCCGGCGATGCGCCGCCGCCTCGCGTACTGCGCGCTCTCTCGCGTGCGCTGTCTCGGCCCGCTGACCCCCCACGCGCTCGACGACGCCATCGAGGTGGCCGACGAGCGCGACGGCGAGGTGGTCGTCCACACGACCGACTACGCCCCCGCACGCACGGGTATCACGGGGACCGACCACCTCGAACGCTTCGCCAGCGAACGCCTCGCGCGCTACACCGTCCCCTTCCTCGACTTCGAGGTGCCGGTGGTGCTCTACCGCGAGAACGTCCTCGGCACCGACCCCTTCGCGACGAAGTACGCCGTCAGGGAACCGGACCTGCTCCCGGGGGACCGGGCGCTGGTCGAGGAGTGCAAGGAGCGCGTCTGGGAGGCGCCCGTCGAGGGCGGGTTGCTGGCCAGCGAGGGCGAGGAGGGCGACGGGACCGCCCGGTTCGTCCGTGAGCGGGCGGAGGCCGTCCTCTCCCGGCGGCTGACGGCCGAGGACACCCGGACGTGGGTCGACTCGCTGCGCTACCGGGTGCAGTCGGCGCTCGCAGAGTACGACCTCGCCGTCCCGCCCGTCGACGGCCGGTTCGCCCCCGACCGGCTGGACGACCTGGTCTACTACGTCCTCCGGGACTACGTCGGCTACGGCCATCTCACCGTTCCCATCCGCGACGGCCACCTGGAGGACGTGGAAGCCAACCGGGTCGGCGAGCGCGTAAAGGTCGTTCCCCGGGGGTTCGACGAGCGCGTGCCGACCAACCTCGCGTTCGAGCGCGAGACGGAGTTCGTCAACGTCGTCACGCAACTCGCCGCGACCGACGGCGTCGAGGTGAACGCGAGCACGCCCAGCGCGAAGGTGAACCTCCGGCCACCGGGCGTCGACGAGACCATCCGCTGCGCCGTCGCCCTCCCCACGATAAGCGAGGGCGGCCCGCACATCTCCATCCGCAAGCAGAGCCCCGACCCGCTCACGCCGGTCGACCTCGTCGTAGGCGACAGCCTGCCGACGGAACTGGTCGCGCTGCTGTGGTTGCTGTACGAACACCACGGCGTCGTCCTCTTCGCCGGCCCGACGGGTGTGGGAAAGACGACGCTCATGAACGCCCACGTCCCGTTCATCCCCTACGACGACCGCCCGGTGAGCATCGACGAGGGCTCGCGCGAGGTGTGGCTCCCCCACGAGACGGGCGTCTCGCTCACCACCCGCGACCACGAGCGCGAGTACAAGCGCGTGACGATGGCCGACCTGATGACCGAGGCCAACTACCTCAACCCCGACGTGGAGGTCATCGCGGAGATAAACACGCCCGCGAGCTTCGCCTCGTTCGCGCAGATGCTCTCGACGGGCCACGGCGTCCTCGGAACGACGCACGCCGAGAGCGTCGAGAAGCTCGTCAACCGCGCCGTCGAGCAGGGCTTGCCCGCCTACCTCCTCGCGGAACTCGACCTCGTCGTCTTTCCCCGACAGACCGACAGCGAGCGCTACGTCGGCGAGGTGGTCGAACTGCTCGACGAGCCGACCGACCGCTCTGGAGGGGTCATCGAGCGCGAGGGCGTCACCGTCCACTACGGGACGGTCTGTGAACGGACGACCGACGGCGAGTTCGACTTCGCCTACGACCACCCCGCCCTCGGCGACGCGGCGCGCGACTGTCGGACCCGCGTCTTCGAGCGCGTCGCCGACCGGACCGACCGTCCGGTCGAGGCCGTCGAGCGGGAGTTCCTCCGCAAGCACCGCTACGTGGAGTACCTCGTCGAGGAGGACGTCTCGGACGCCGACGACCTGTTCGGCTTCCTCGCGGACCTGCGGGCCAACGAGGCGGCGACGGTCGAACGGGTCGCCGCGATGCGTCGTAGGGGGGAGCGTGGGGAAGACGATGGCGAACCGGCCCGCGCCGACGGCGGCGAGGCGGACCGGCGTCAGAGCCGGTAG
- a CDS encoding rhomboid family intramembrane serine protease, protein MSRSPTAETLVVMGCVFLAQQVFGLVGLAVPLFALGPAFPAFPWTVVTSVYAHANLAHLLGNAFTLALVGLIVERSTTRFRFHAFFLTTGVLAGLVQVFVLGSAVIGASGAIFALVGYLVTANPVSTAVFSRVRLSRRGQLALFAVLGVVVTVATGAPGVALLAHFTGFVLGLAAGRLHLLDVGGRDRRESASASDYRL, encoded by the coding sequence ATGAGTCGTTCGCCGACGGCCGAGACGCTGGTCGTGATGGGCTGTGTCTTCCTCGCCCAGCAGGTGTTCGGCCTCGTCGGGCTCGCGGTCCCGCTGTTCGCGCTCGGCCCGGCCTTCCCCGCGTTCCCGTGGACGGTCGTGACGAGCGTCTACGCCCACGCCAATCTCGCGCACCTCCTGGGTAACGCGTTCACGCTGGCGCTCGTCGGCCTCATCGTCGAGCGCTCGACGACCCGATTTCGCTTTCACGCCTTCTTCCTCACGACCGGCGTGCTGGCGGGGCTCGTCCAGGTGTTCGTCCTCGGGAGCGCCGTCATCGGCGCGAGCGGCGCCATCTTCGCGCTCGTCGGCTACCTCGTCACGGCCAACCCCGTCTCGACGGCCGTCTTCAGTCGAGTGCGACTGAGCCGCCGGGGCCAGCTGGCGCTGTTCGCCGTCCTCGGCGTCGTCGTCACCGTCGCCACCGGCGCGCCCGGCGTCGCCCTCCTCGCGCACTTCACCGGGTTCGTCCTCGGCCTCGCCGCCGGCCGCCTCCACCTCCTCGACGTGGGAGGGCGGGACCGGCGGGAGTCCGCGAGCGCGAGCGACTACCGGCTCTGA
- a CDS encoding type II secretion system F family protein gives MDGRVGALDRGLYALFSRHADSGRHERDRRRYRGASLGSSFDLYLARVYGLSWVTFVLAGVGTVALALVVPAEVLDGPAAFLQAGVPFLNRVDPPDVPRGVAAAALGLAAGALGKRGVVWAGGRYLAWVASARRSNIERTLPGAVRYLRTLAGGTDDHRTMLRKVAEQDAYGETAVALRSVLNRAALAGSLDAGLRMVARDTPSRDLLSPFLLKFREHAAQGEDALAGYLGLESRMLSHRQARSRQQATDFLELLAELFIVLLVLPALLVIIVTVMAVLAPGLSEPVGPPLGAVTVRTLIVVASVVFVLGVGAVTAWLIATLRPPDQAAPTYAPAATVRGVLAGARENPANAVLVCVPVGLLVVGGGLEAGYHPVNAALFGYVAVGLPVGAVAVRRARVDDAKDREIKDFVHAVAGHVSLGRPFSEAVARVAREVDAGALQADVDALAFNLSLVTAPEADVRAAALDRFVDRVGTPLAAQTMGLVTGALDVGSDAEEVFETLQTEVGRLYHERKALRSSMLVYVAVGWTTALLVVGIVVAVNGSVLDGFAQLSSVSDTTSGVALDPDAVDPERDQFLFYTVTQATMLACGWFAGMASRGRYEALLHSGALVAVTYVVFAGAGML, from the coding sequence ATGGACGGTCGGGTCGGCGCGCTGGACCGCGGCCTGTACGCGCTGTTCTCCCGGCACGCCGACAGCGGCCGCCACGAGCGCGACCGGCGGCGTTATCGGGGCGCGTCGCTCGGGTCGAGTTTCGACCTCTACCTGGCGCGGGTGTACGGCCTCTCGTGGGTGACGTTCGTCCTCGCGGGCGTCGGCACCGTCGCCCTCGCGCTGGTCGTCCCCGCCGAGGTGCTCGACGGCCCCGCCGCCTTCCTGCAGGCGGGCGTCCCCTTCCTGAACCGCGTCGACCCGCCCGACGTGCCCCGGGGGGTGGCCGCCGCCGCCCTCGGCCTCGCCGCCGGTGCACTCGGCAAGCGCGGCGTGGTCTGGGCCGGCGGGCGCTACCTGGCGTGGGTGGCGTCGGCGCGCCGGTCGAACATCGAGCGCACCCTCCCCGGCGCGGTCCGCTACCTCCGGACGCTCGCGGGCGGCACCGACGACCACCGGACGATGCTCCGGAAGGTGGCCGAACAGGACGCCTACGGCGAGACGGCCGTCGCGCTGCGGTCGGTCCTCAACCGGGCGGCGCTCGCGGGGAGCCTCGACGCCGGCCTCCGGATGGTCGCCCGCGACACCCCCTCGCGGGACCTCCTCTCGCCGTTCCTGCTGAAGTTCCGCGAACACGCCGCGCAGGGCGAGGACGCCCTCGCGGGCTATCTCGGCCTCGAGTCGCGGATGCTCTCGCACCGGCAGGCGCGCTCGCGCCAGCAGGCGACGGACTTCCTCGAACTGCTCGCCGAACTGTTCATCGTCCTGCTCGTCCTGCCGGCGCTGCTGGTCATCATCGTCACCGTGATGGCCGTCCTCGCGCCCGGCCTCTCCGAACCCGTCGGCCCGCCGCTCGGGGCGGTGACCGTCCGGACGCTCATCGTCGTCGCGAGCGTCGTCTTCGTCCTCGGCGTGGGGGCGGTGACGGCCTGGCTCATCGCGACGCTCCGGCCCCCGGACCAGGCGGCGCCGACCTACGCGCCGGCCGCCACCGTCCGCGGCGTGCTCGCGGGCGCACGCGAGAACCCCGCGAACGCCGTCCTCGTCTGCGTCCCGGTCGGTCTCCTCGTGGTGGGCGGCGGCCTCGAAGCCGGCTACCACCCCGTCAACGCCGCGCTGTTCGGCTACGTCGCCGTCGGCCTGCCGGTCGGCGCGGTGGCGGTCCGGCGGGCGCGCGTCGACGACGCGAAGGACAGGGAGATAAAGGACTTCGTCCACGCCGTCGCGGGCCACGTCAGCCTCGGACGCCCCTTCTCGGAGGCGGTCGCCCGCGTCGCCCGCGAGGTGGACGCCGGCGCCCTCCAGGCCGACGTCGACGCCCTCGCGTTCAACCTCTCGCTGGTGACCGCGCCCGAGGCGGACGTCCGGGCGGCGGCGCTCGACCGCTTCGTCGACCGCGTCGGGACGCCGCTGGCCGCCCAGACGATGGGGCTGGTGACCGGCGCGCTCGACGTCGGCAGCGACGCCGAGGAGGTCTTCGAGACGCTCCAGACGGAGGTCGGGCGGCTCTACCACGAGCGCAAGGCGCTCCGCTCGTCGATGCTCGTCTACGTCGCCGTCGGCTGGACGACGGCCCTGCTCGTCGTCGGCATCGTCGTCGCCGTCAACGGCTCCGTCCTCGACGGGTTCGCACAGCTCTCGAGCGTCTCCGACACCACGTCGGGCGTCGCGCTCGACCCGGACGCCGTCGACCCCGAGCGCGACCAGTTCCTCTTCTACACCGTGACGCAGGCGACGATGCTCGCCTGCGGCTGGTTCGCCGGGATGGCGAGTCGGGGGCGCTACGAGGCGCTGCTGCACTCGGGCGCGCTGGTCGCCGTCACGTACGTCGTCTTCGCGGGGGCGGGGATGCTATGA
- a CDS encoding DUF7289 family protein gives MSEGTRGQSHVVGVALLLGVAVVSMGALTASIGTVVEENAAEADAARVASDVDGALRPVEVTGPHRGRVSFARGELRTVERDLRVLDADGETVERVRVDGLVFEAGDRRVSWVAGALVRGAPGRARLQSPLPVTASDPGDDDGVLVVGAPRLNASGTATVSGRGGVETTFVTDVSHHRERLDRGEYAVAVETRTPEPWEAAFTERGASVDRRDLDGDGVESVVATFPGERATYLVVHDLSLEVRDG, from the coding sequence ATGAGTGAGGGGACGCGAGGGCAGTCGCACGTCGTCGGCGTCGCCCTCCTGCTCGGCGTCGCCGTCGTCTCGATGGGCGCGCTCACCGCCAGCATCGGCACCGTCGTCGAGGAGAACGCCGCCGAGGCGGACGCCGCACGCGTCGCGAGCGACGTCGACGGGGCGCTCCGGCCGGTCGAGGTGACCGGTCCCCACCGCGGGCGCGTCTCGTTCGCCCGGGGGGAACTGCGGACCGTCGAGCGCGACCTCAGGGTGCTCGACGCGGACGGCGAGACGGTCGAGCGCGTCCGCGTCGACGGCCTCGTCTTCGAGGCGGGCGACCGCCGCGTCTCGTGGGTCGCCGGGGCGCTCGTCCGGGGGGCTCCGGGACGCGCCCGACTGCAGTCGCCGCTCCCGGTGACCGCCTCCGACCCCGGCGACGACGACGGCGTCCTCGTCGTCGGCGCACCCCGACTGAACGCGAGCGGGACGGCGACCGTCTCCGGTCGGGGGGGCGTCGAGACGACGTTCGTCACCGACGTCAGCCACCACCGCGAACGCCTCGACCGGGGGGAGTACGCCGTCGCCGTCGAGACCCGGACCCCGGAGCCGTGGGAGGCGGCCTTCACCGAGCGTGGGGCGAGCGTCGACCGCCGGGACCTCGACGGCGACGGCGTCGAGAGCGTCGTCGCGACCTTCCCCGGCGAGCGGGCCACCTACCTCGTCGTCCACGACCTGTCGCTGGAGGTGCGCGATGGGTGA
- a CDS encoding DUF7266 family protein, with amino-acid sequence MGDTRAVTPVVGKTLEAGVVVLFIGLLTATLYGGVVPDYRTTAAEGVGERTLVAGAERVQQAVPPAATHADVTLDVHLPRTIRGEPYAVVADGRALVLDHPHPAVDGRVRLALPERVARVEGEWRSTERAVVAVRGGERVVVELTTEEGRA; translated from the coding sequence ATGGGTGACACGCGGGCCGTCACGCCCGTCGTGGGCAAGACGCTCGAAGCCGGCGTCGTCGTGCTGTTCATCGGCCTGCTGACCGCGACGCTCTACGGCGGCGTCGTCCCGGACTACCGCACGACCGCGGCCGAGGGCGTCGGCGAGCGGACGCTCGTCGCGGGCGCGGAGCGCGTCCAGCAGGCCGTCCCGCCCGCGGCGACGCACGCCGACGTCACGCTCGACGTCCACCTCCCGCGAACGATTCGCGGGGAGCCGTACGCGGTCGTCGCCGACGGACGAGCGCTCGTCCTCGACCACCCGCATCCGGCAGTCGACGGGCGAGTCCGCCTCGCGCTCCCCGAGCGCGTCGCGCGCGTCGAGGGGGAGTGGCGGAGCACCGAGCGCGCCGTCGTCGCCGTCCGCGGGGGCGAGCGCGTGGTCGTCGAGTTGACGACCGAGGAGGGCCGGGCGTGA
- a CDS encoding DUF7263 family protein, with the protein MCGTYCEGRTRGQANLPALAVALLVLTTTAGLALVVADGAFAGAERDATERHVAVALSERLVAADSPLSDRKNVLDDAALRALDAESLDESFPVVRGRDVRLRVDGETVVERGDPTGGATVRRVVVVRERQSVTLPATGDDAVTLPRRSPRATLTLDPPGGTTVETVRANGRVVLHDPAGLAGTHDVSLSRFETTRLRFAAEGPLPPPSVEVTYYPARTTKAELVVTVDV; encoded by the coding sequence ATGTGCGGGACGTACTGCGAGGGGCGCACGCGGGGGCAGGCGAACCTCCCCGCGCTGGCAGTCGCGTTGCTCGTGCTCACGACGACGGCGGGCCTCGCGCTCGTCGTCGCGGACGGTGCCTTCGCCGGGGCGGAGCGCGACGCGACCGAGCGCCACGTCGCGGTCGCCCTCTCCGAGCGGCTGGTCGCGGCCGACTCGCCGCTGAGCGACCGGAAGAACGTCCTCGACGACGCGGCACTGCGAGCGCTCGACGCCGAGTCGCTCGACGAGTCGTTCCCCGTCGTCCGGGGCCGCGACGTCCGTCTGCGCGTCGACGGCGAGACGGTCGTCGAGCGCGGCGACCCGACCGGCGGCGCGACGGTGAGACGCGTCGTCGTCGTCCGGGAGCGCCAGTCGGTGACCCTGCCGGCCACCGGCGACGACGCGGTGACGCTCCCGCGACGCTCCCCGCGCGCGACGCTCACCCTGGACCCGCCCGGCGGGACGACGGTCGAGACGGTGCGGGCGAACGGACGCGTCGTCCTCCACGACCCGGCGGGGCTGGCGGGGACCCACGACGTCTCGCTGTCGCGCTTCGAGACGACGCGCCTGCGCTTCGCGGCCGAGGGCCCGCTCCCCCCGCCGAGCGTCGAGGTCACCTACTACCCCGCGCGGACGACGAAGGCGGAACTGGTGGTGACCGTCGATGTCTAG
- a CDS encoding DUF7262 family protein yields the protein MSRGQLSLSVVEAGVGVVLVLAVTTGFVLGVPAPDTREAQLDAYASDAATVLSNEPPRHRGTSRLAEVAASPAAFDRERTALDERVDRLLPDNLLYRIDTPHGAAGYRRPAGVPVGRATVTTAGGDVTIRVWYA from the coding sequence ATGTCTAGGGGCCAGTTGTCGCTGTCGGTCGTCGAGGCGGGTGTCGGCGTGGTGCTCGTCCTCGCGGTGACGACCGGGTTCGTCCTCGGCGTGCCGGCGCCGGACACCCGCGAGGCGCAACTCGACGCCTACGCGAGCGACGCGGCCACGGTACTGAGCAACGAACCGCCGCGCCACCGCGGGACGAGCCGGCTGGCCGAGGTGGCCGCCTCGCCGGCGGCGTTCGACCGCGAGCGCACGGCCCTCGACGAGCGGGTCGACCGCCTCCTGCCCGACAACCTGCTGTACCGCATCGACACCCCGCACGGCGCCGCGGGCTACCGCCGACCCGCGGGCGTCCCGGTCGGACGTGCGACGGTGACCACCGCCGGCGGCGACGTCACCATCCGGGTGTGGTACGCGTGA
- a CDS encoding DUF7261 family protein: protein MVRVSGVDRERAQLVLAAAAVVAVALAPAVLAYLQLGAHPDVRASEGYDDPGGNAERLLTRAVHDAGTNVTGEYGWSERDAAARATRTALDGRVRALESSRVASGTAYTVTENGSAAAAVANDACPRDPTSGRAFGPCEADGGLVLQDRAGETTLLAAAFDVRVTTAASDRRVTLVVWVVPPRV, encoded by the coding sequence GTGGTACGCGTGAGCGGCGTCGACCGCGAGCGCGCGCAACTCGTCCTCGCCGCGGCCGCCGTCGTCGCCGTCGCGCTCGCGCCGGCGGTCCTCGCCTACCTCCAGCTGGGCGCGCACCCCGACGTCCGGGCGAGCGAGGGGTACGACGACCCCGGAGGGAACGCGGAGCGCCTGCTGACCCGGGCGGTCCACGACGCGGGGACGAACGTCACCGGCGAGTACGGCTGGTCGGAGCGGGACGCGGCGGCGCGGGCGACCCGGACGGCGCTCGACGGACGGGTGCGGGCGCTCGAGTCGTCACGGGTCGCGTCGGGGACGGCCTACACGGTGACCGAGAACGGGAGCGCGGCCGCGGCGGTGGCGAACGACGCCTGCCCGCGCGACCCGACGAGCGGGCGGGCGTTCGGCCCGTGCGAGGCGGACGGCGGTCTCGTCCTACAGGACCGGGCAGGGGAGACGACGCTGCTCGCGGCGGCGTTCGACGTGCGGGTGACAACGGCGGCGAGCGACCGTCGGGTGACGCTCGTCGTGTGGGTCGTGCCGCCGAGGGTGTAG
- a CDS encoding GtrA family protein: MVQAFLRQFVDGPLAVQLRRFVAVGTVAAGIQMALLWLFVDWGGINYLVAAVFAIEMTIVIQYVLNNAWTFEAAANTGRAAFLEGLVKTNLVRGSAIPLQLGVLYWLVGWRGISYLLANAIAILVSGVYRYVLDARWTWG; this comes from the coding sequence ATGGTCCAGGCATTCCTCCGACAGTTCGTCGACGGCCCGCTCGCCGTCCAGCTCCGGCGCTTCGTCGCCGTGGGCACCGTCGCCGCCGGCATCCAGATGGCGCTCCTCTGGCTGTTCGTCGACTGGGGCGGCATCAACTACCTCGTGGCGGCGGTGTTCGCCATCGAGATGACCATCGTCATCCAGTACGTCCTCAACAACGCCTGGACGTTCGAGGCGGCCGCGAACACCGGCCGGGCGGCCTTCCTCGAAGGCCTCGTGAAGACGAACCTCGTCCGGGGGAGCGCCATCCCGCTCCAGCTCGGCGTGCTCTACTGGCTCGTCGGCTGGCGCGGCATCTCCTACCTCCTGGCGAACGCCATCGCCATCCTCGTCAGCGGCGTGTACCGCTACGTCCTCGACGCACGCTGGACGTGGGGCTGA
- a CDS encoding sulfatase, translating into MTDERVSNVVLVTVDSLRADAISPYDDDRHTPVVQELADRGTVFEHAFANGNWTPFSFPSLLASRPVFADNGRIGVTDSPTLAETLSSADVATGGFNAANGFLTSHWGYDDGFDEFEPFVADVGSGVYSRYLAAHPTVEAWLQLAASPFRRLRALARRDGDDLPFLDTSRMFDVERAASRFVEGTEEPFFLWIHYMDPHTPYVPAPRYVREVSSSLVGTHRMLIAHARTGLGLEVDDRTVADLRTLYQGAVRQVDASVGRVLDSLDTAGVADETAVVLAGDHGEEFREHGHLAHYPKLYDELIHVPLIVDVPGADARRVEGAVGLDAVPPTVCDLFDVDAPDEWDGESVLPSVTDGEVLADDPVVSVAVRGESVTAQPIPRSLADGDLLVSARTAEWTYLENVDTGEGELYHRPSDPQQRTDRAVDPTSADAAVIERLRPLVRDHGAAVRQRGADAAEEGVDDAIETRLKALGYR; encoded by the coding sequence ATGACCGACGAACGCGTCTCCAACGTCGTCCTCGTGACGGTCGACTCGCTCCGCGCCGACGCCATCTCGCCGTACGACGACGACAGACACACCCCGGTCGTCCAGGAGTTGGCCGACCGCGGGACGGTCTTCGAGCACGCGTTCGCCAACGGGAACTGGACGCCCTTCTCGTTCCCGTCGCTGCTCGCGTCGCGCCCCGTGTTCGCCGACAACGGCCGCATCGGCGTGACCGACTCCCCGACGCTCGCCGAGACGCTCTCGTCGGCCGACGTAGCGACCGGCGGCTTCAACGCGGCGAACGGCTTTCTCACCTCCCACTGGGGGTACGACGACGGGTTCGACGAGTTCGAACCGTTCGTCGCCGACGTGGGCTCGGGCGTCTACAGCCGCTACCTCGCGGCCCACCCCACGGTCGAGGCGTGGCTCCAGCTCGCGGCCTCGCCGTTCCGCCGCCTCCGGGCGCTGGCGCGCCGCGACGGCGACGACCTCCCCTTCCTCGACACCTCGCGGATGTTCGACGTCGAGCGTGCCGCCTCCCGGTTCGTCGAGGGGACGGAGGAGCCGTTCTTCCTGTGGATCCACTACATGGACCCTCACACCCCCTACGTACCCGCCCCCCGGTACGTACGGGAGGTCTCCTCCAGCCTGGTGGGTACCCACCGGATGCTCATCGCGCACGCACGCACGGGCCTCGGCCTCGAGGTCGACGACCGGACGGTCGCCGACCTCCGGACGCTCTACCAGGGCGCGGTCCGACAGGTCGACGCGAGCGTCGGGCGCGTCCTCGACTCGCTCGATACCGCGGGCGTCGCCGACGAGACGGCCGTCGTCCTCGCCGGCGACCACGGCGAGGAGTTCCGCGAACACGGCCACCTCGCGCACTACCCGAAGCTCTACGACGAACTCATCCACGTCCCGCTCATCGTGGACGTCCCCGGTGCCGACGCCCGCCGCGTCGAGGGCGCGGTCGGCCTCGACGCCGTCCCGCCGACGGTCTGTGACCTGTTCGACGTGGACGCCCCCGACGAGTGGGACGGTGAGAGCGTCCTCCCGAGCGTCACCGACGGCGAGGTGCTGGCCGACGACCCGGTGGTGTCGGTCGCCGTCCGCGGCGAGAGCGTCACCGCCCAGCCCATCCCCCGGAGCCTCGCGGACGGCGACCTGCTCGTGAGCGCCCGGACCGCCGAGTGGACCTACCTGGAGAACGTCGACACGGGCGAGGGCGAACTGTACCACCGCCCGTCCGACCCCCAGCAACGGACCGACCGCGCCGTCGACCCCACCTCCGCCGACGCGGCCGTCATCGAGCGGCTCCGCCCGCTGGTCCGCGACCACGGCGCCGCCGTCCGCCAGCGCGGCGCCGACGCGGCCGAGGAGGGCGTCGACGACGCCATCGAGACGCGGCTGAAGGCCCTCGGGTACCGATAG
- a CDS encoding GHMP family kinase ATP-binding protein, which translates to MLRSARAFAPGSVTTVFVPATDPDGGSLGVSVAVADGVAATVRPANETTVSLDGRETAFDPVERALAALDLTATVDLEATVPVGRGFGASGAATLATALAADEVFDLGRSRAALVDVAHRAEVAAGTGLGDVFVQARGGLVWNAGDGIRRAESDADLSYTSYGGIATEEVLGDDDALDRVRVAGRDALAALDPHGPVDALVERSWRFARETGLVTDRVERAVSRVERAGGVGTMAMVGETVVAVGAGDALASTTRATNEGARLR; encoded by the coding sequence ATGCTCCGGTCCGCCCGCGCGTTCGCACCGGGAAGCGTGACGACCGTGTTCGTCCCCGCTACAGACCCCGACGGGGGGTCGCTCGGCGTGAGCGTCGCCGTCGCCGACGGCGTGGCGGCGACGGTCCGGCCCGCGAACGAGACGACGGTCTCCCTCGACGGACGGGAGACGGCCTTCGACCCGGTGGAACGAGCGCTCGCGGCGCTCGACCTGACGGCGACGGTGGACCTCGAGGCGACGGTGCCGGTCGGTCGTGGGTTCGGCGCGAGCGGTGCCGCCACGCTCGCGACGGCGCTCGCCGCGGACGAGGTGTTCGACCTCGGCCGGTCCCGCGCCGCGCTCGTCGACGTCGCCCACCGCGCGGAGGTGGCCGCCGGCACCGGCCTCGGGGACGTGTTCGTCCAGGCGCGCGGGGGACTCGTCTGGAACGCCGGCGACGGGATACGGCGCGCCGAGAGCGACGCGGACCTCAGTTACACCAGCTACGGCGGCATCGCCACCGAGGAGGTCCTCGGCGACGACGACGCGCTCGACCGGGTGCGAGTCGCCGGCCGGGACGCCCTCGCGGCGCTCGACCCGCACGGACCGGTCGACGCGCTCGTCGAACGCTCGTGGCGGTTCGCCCGGGAGACGGGCCTCGTCACCGACCGCGTCGAGCGCGCCGTCTCCCGGGTCGAACGTGCCGGCGGGGTCGGGACGATGGCGATGGTCGGCGAGACGGTCGTCGCGGTGGGTGCGGGTGACGCGCTGGCGTCGACGACCCGAGCGACGAACGAGGGGGCGCGACTGCGGTGA
- a CDS encoding group I truncated hemoglobin has product MSDQSVYERIGGREAVDAVVDDFYDRVLTDPQLVGYFEDTPMAELRAHQVQFISSVAGGPVEYDGGDMREAHAHLDIDEPDFDAVARYLEAALRENGVSEEDTATIMDEVAALKAPVLNR; this is encoded by the coding sequence ATGTCAGACCAATCGGTGTACGAGCGAATCGGCGGCCGCGAAGCCGTCGACGCCGTCGTCGACGACTTCTACGACCGCGTGCTGACCGACCCGCAACTGGTGGGCTACTTCGAGGACACCCCGATGGCGGAGCTGCGCGCCCACCAGGTACAGTTCATCAGTTCGGTCGCGGGAGGGCCGGTCGAGTACGATGGGGGCGACATGCGCGAGGCGCACGCCCACCTCGACATCGACGAGCCCGACTTCGACGCCGTCGCGCGCTACCTCGAGGCGGCGCTGCGCGAGAACGGCGTCTCCGAGGAGGACACGGCGACCATCATGGACGAGGTGGCGGCACTCAAGGCGCCCGTCCTGAACCGTTAA